The Streptomyces pratensis genomic interval TTCACCATTCTCGCGAGTTCGCCCTTGGACCAGCCGGCCAGGCCGAACAGGTCAGACAGGCGGGTGTTGGGTTCTCCGGTCACGTCAAGCCCCCAGGTTCTCGGCTGACTTGACCCTAGCCCCCTGGCGGATGCCCGGCGAATATTCGCCAGGGTTCGCCAGGGGTCGCTAGATGTTGTGCCACCCGCGCGCCGGTGTCAGGTAGGAAAGCGCCACCCCGCCCGGCAGCCCTAGGTACTCCCCAGGGTGCCGAACGGCCGCCGGCCGGGGCGGCGCACGCAACTTGTCGGCGCACGAAGGGATCTGTCTCGCCCATGTACACAGCATCGTCCTCCGTGTCCGCCCCGCCCCGGCTGCTTCGTCCCGCGGGGGCGGGCGGCGGGCCGTATCTCGACCCACGCGCCGCGTCACCGGTGTCCGGCGCGGGTCGGACCCGGCGGACGGCGGGTCCGGGCTCCCAACCGCTCAGCGGAAGACTGGACTTGTCCGGCGCCCAGGGCGCGCAGCTGCGGATGGCCATCGCTTCCGTGCACCGCATCTGTCCGGAGTTCAATCCGGTACAGGTACTCCGCCGCAGCGGACGCTCTGTGCTCATCGTGGGCACCACCGGGCGCACGACTGCGGTGGCCAAGTGCTTACTCGACCACTCCCCCGCATGGACGGAGCGGTTCCGGCACGAAATAACTGCGTATCGTGCCTTCGTCAGGCACCGCCCGCCGGTCCGGGTACCGCGCCTCATCGCCGCCGACCCGGAGAACTGCACCCTGGTGATCGAGCGGATGCCCGGCCGCGTCGCGGCCCTGACGAGGCATCCGGCCGAGGCGCCGCCCCGTGCGGATCTGAGGGCCGTTCTCGGAGCCGTCAGCCGGGTCAACGCGTGGAGGCCGCCGGCCGGCCTGTTCGAGGCGCCGCTGGACTACGCCTCACGCATCGCCCGCTATCACGAGCTGGGGCTTTTCACCGACCGTGATCTGGGTGACCTCCAGAAGCTGCTGCACGGCCTGGCCCACGCAGGCGGCCGTCAGGGCATGGGCCAGTTCTGCCACGGCGACGCCCTGCTCTCGAACATCCTGCTGCCGCCCACCGGACCCGTGCTGGTCGACTGGGAGCACGCCGGCTGGTATCTGCCGGGGTACGACCTGGCAACGCTCTGGGCCGTGCTCGGTGACGCCCCGGCGTCACGACGACAGATCAGCCAGCTGGCGCAGGCAGCGGGTGCCGCAGCCCGGGACGCCTTCCTGGTCAACCTGATGATCGTACTGACGCGGGAGATCCGTACGTATGAGACGGCTGTCCAGCGGGCCATGCGCGAAGGCGCACCGGCCGGTGGAGGGCAGGCGCGACAGGGTGTCCTGTCCTCCAGCGAGGAGCAGCGGCTGCTGCTGCGCAGGCTGCACGACGACTGCGCGATGGCCCGGCGGGCCGTGCGCGCGGCGGTGGGCACACGCTGACCACGCCGGGGCGACCGGCCTGACGAGCGGGGGAACGCGCTGCGGGACCGGTGCCGACACATGGGTCCCGCAGCGCGCCGGCCGCCGTCTCAGCCGGTGTTCATGAGCCGGCTCTCACCACGTCGACGTCGGACGCCTTCACGAAACCGATCCGGTGGCCGATCTGGACGGTCACGTACTTCTCGGCTCCACGGAAGTACGTGTGGTCGTACGGTTTCGAGGCGTCGATCGTCGGTGCGTAGTAGTAGCCGGTGGGCGCCTCTCCCCCACCCGGGAAAGCCTGGCCCGCCTTGATCGTGTAGACGAGCGGGGTCCCCACGGTCGGCTTGACGAAGTCTGTTGGGTACTCCGTCTTCTCCGGGTAGGCGACGCCGTACACCGGCACTTCCGCCTTGCCGGCCTTGGGCCGTACGATCCGGCCCGATGTGGGGCTGACGACCCGGATCCCTGCGGGGGTGCGGAACCACGCCTTCTGCCCGTACCACCAGATCGCTGTCCAGCCCGGTGTTCTGTCGGCGACGACGGCCTGTTGTGTGGCGCTGATCTTGCTCCCCCAGTCCGCG includes:
- a CDS encoding aminoglycoside phosphotransferase family protein; translated protein: MYTASSSVSAPPRLLRPAGAGGGPYLDPRAASPVSGAGRTRRTAGPGSQPLSGRLDLSGAQGAQLRMAIASVHRICPEFNPVQVLRRSGRSVLIVGTTGRTTAVAKCLLDHSPAWTERFRHEITAYRAFVRHRPPVRVPRLIAADPENCTLVIERMPGRVAALTRHPAEAPPRADLRAVLGAVSRVNAWRPPAGLFEAPLDYASRIARYHELGLFTDRDLGDLQKLLHGLAHAGGRQGMGQFCHGDALLSNILLPPTGPVLVDWEHAGWYLPGYDLATLWAVLGDAPASRRQISQLAQAAGAAARDAFLVNLMIVLTREIRTYETAVQRAMREGAPAGGGQARQGVLSSSEEQRLLLRRLHDDCAMARRAVRAAVGTR